The window TTCTTCGGCTGTCACATTTTCATTTTTCACAATTTGTGGTGTAAGCGCGTAGCCACTATTAAACTCTCTGAAAATGGCCAGTACCTCAAGATCATCTGCTGACAGGTCTTTTATTTCTTCATCGGTAATCCGCTCTAATTGGAGTTTATATATATCTTTATCATCCAACTTTTTCGCTTCGTATTTGTCCCATTCTTTTTGTTTAATTTTCTTTTTCGCCAATGCAGGGTGCTTCATAATCCAGAAATCCTTTTTATCTCGTTCCTGAACCTTTGACGCGTCTTTATCAATAAGCTTGGCTAGTCGCTCGGCTACCTTTAACATTTCTTTCTGGTCCGTTCCTTGATACTTTGTGTAAGTAATCGCATTCAACGGAATATTATCAACAATCACTTTCCCACTTCGGTCGAACATTTTTCCGCGTGGAACGGGATTATTTACCGTGACATCCTCAGTCCGTTCTATCTCCCGCTTAAAATCATCTCCATAAACAATTTGGACAATTCCAAGGCGAAGGATCAAAGTTGAAAACAACAAAAACACAACAAAAAACAGCATGTTAAGACGAAACGGTACATGTGTTTTTTTCTTTTTCTTTTTATTCACTAAAGCACACTTCCTTTTGGGTTGGACCTAATTCACCAACACCTTGTCTATTCTCCATTGTAAAAGAAAACAGGGAATTTTTCTATCTTTGAAGTGAGATTACCAATATTTTTATTTTTGGCTCTGTTAAATCAGAATGTTGATTTCCGTTCCAGGCACTCGCCTTCCACTCCAATCAACATTGTGAAAAAAATCAACATTGAGCTTTAACACAGCCTGACTTTAGAATTGTGACCCCAAAGAAAAACGGAATGATTAACAAAAATCTTCCGTTCAAAGAATAGAAATATGTATTTTTCTTATAAAGAAATATATAACCGAATGTCCTGCACCCAATATTAGCAACAATATCGGTATGCTTTTTTGTTCATCAAATAAGGTAACAGCCAGTATGAAGAAAATAATTGAAATAAATCTGCCAAAATTGAGGAATATCTCCCTTACAACAATATATTCAATTCTCATTTCAGCAGCTTTCCACCCCCTGCCGATTACATCGTATGTCATCGACATGTATGGGACAAGTAATAATGGATACGCAATTGCGATAGTGGCGGCATAGATCAGAAGTTTTATATAAGTGATATCAAATACGATTAGGAAAATCGAAGCATAAAGAATAATACCTCCTAATAAAATGGCTTTTTTTCGGTGACTTTTTTTTAACATTCTTGAAACAAAAAGGTAAGCCAAAAACGATACACCAGAATTAATAAGGCCAAAGGTTCCCAAAGATAATTCACTTCCAGTTGATAAAAAGACAAAAACTGAGATGACAAAGGCAAAGGTTCCTTCACGAAAGCCTTGAAAAAAGTGGGCATTGGTAATCATCCGCCAATTAACGTCATTCCTTCTTTCAGCCAAAATTCTCTTAAAACAATATTTCCCTTGGGCTGGCCTCCTTTTTAGAAAAAAACTGAGAAAAACAGCAATGGAGAATAATCCTAACGAGAGTCCAAAAACAATAGTATACCCAGTGAATTTTTCTAACCGTGAAATAATGAACCCTGCAGCAATGGGACCAAGCATCCCTCCTACTGAGGACAAAACTCCGAGAAACCCGTTAAAAAAGTCTCTTGTTTCCGGTTCTGTGATTTCAAAGATGAGTACATTAAAAGCTAACCAATAAAAGCCGTACCCAATACCAAGTAGTCCACCTAAAATAAGCAAAAAGTCTGCTGCCCTACTCCCGAATAACAAAACTGCAATATAAAAAAGGGCTAAAAAAGACACACCAATTCTTAATACAACTACACGGTCAATTTTTTTTGCCCATCTTCCAGCTAGAATAAAGGTAATGGGTTGAAGCACCACTACTGCAAGATTGTATAAGCCTATATCTGAGAATTGTCCAGATTGTTTCCACAAATAAATATTAACGAATGTATTGGAAAG of the Bacillus sp. 1NLA3E genome contains:
- a CDS encoding MFS transporter, which translates into the protein MFKKLIGEIELTRDFKFLLLIGGLYSLSTALSNTFVNIYLWKQSGQFSDIGLYNLAVVVLQPITFILAGRWAKKIDRVVVLRIGVSFLALFYIAVLLFGSRAADFLLILGGLLGIGYGFYWLAFNVLIFEITEPETRDFFNGFLGVLSSVGGMLGPIAAGFIISRLEKFTGYTIVFGLSLGLFSIAVFLSFFLKRRPAQGKYCFKRILAERRNDVNWRMITNAHFFQGFREGTFAFVISVFVFLSTGSELSLGTFGLINSGVSFLAYLFVSRMLKKSHRKKAILLGGIILYASIFLIVFDITYIKLLIYAATIAIAYPLLLVPYMSMTYDVIGRGWKAAEMRIEYIVVREIFLNFGRFISIIFFILAVTLFDEQKSIPILLLILGAGHSVIYFFIRKIHISIL